A stretch of Paenibacillus peoriae DNA encodes these proteins:
- a CDS encoding cobalt-precorrin 5A hydrolase produces MSNPFAAVAITKHGVEMVRNLGANFPGTDVYYMSKFERGDEQERGIQLFEGSVKLILPDLFKQYNGIILIISLGAVVRMIAPILVDKKVDPAVVVIDDRGEHVISVLSGHLGGANELTRHVAAVLGARAVITTASDVQGTIPVDMLGRELGWVVDSFDKATPVSAAVVNEEPVALIQETGERNWWRYDKPVPGHIKVYASTAEALQEPFNAALVVSDRLLEPEEEEQLLSNGVLYRPKSLVLGIGCNRGTALEELEAGVLDTLQELRLSVKSVRNIATIDLKKDEEGLLALCAKYGWELVTYTPSELNTVQLPNPSETVFKYTGAYGVSEPSALLSSGADHWLLEKKKSGNMTLSVARVSYD; encoded by the coding sequence GTGAGTAATCCATTTGCCGCTGTGGCGATCACGAAGCATGGAGTGGAAATGGTCCGCAATTTGGGAGCCAACTTTCCGGGCACGGATGTGTATTATATGTCCAAGTTTGAGCGCGGCGACGAGCAGGAGCGTGGTATTCAATTGTTCGAGGGTTCGGTCAAGCTGATCTTGCCGGATTTATTCAAACAATATAACGGTATCATTTTAATTATTTCCCTCGGTGCAGTGGTTCGTATGATTGCGCCGATTTTGGTGGATAAAAAGGTAGACCCCGCGGTGGTTGTCATTGATGATCGCGGCGAGCATGTCATTAGCGTATTGTCTGGCCATTTGGGTGGCGCCAATGAATTGACCCGCCATGTGGCGGCTGTATTAGGCGCACGTGCGGTAATCACAACTGCATCTGACGTGCAGGGCACGATTCCGGTGGACATGTTGGGTCGGGAATTGGGCTGGGTGGTTGATAGCTTCGACAAGGCCACGCCTGTGAGCGCTGCTGTTGTGAACGAGGAGCCTGTTGCGCTCATACAAGAGACAGGCGAACGGAACTGGTGGCGTTATGACAAGCCTGTACCTGGGCATATCAAGGTATATGCCTCGACGGCAGAAGCATTACAAGAACCGTTTAACGCCGCGTTGGTCGTGAGTGACCGTTTATTGGAGCCGGAGGAAGAAGAGCAGCTTCTTTCTAATGGCGTGCTGTACCGTCCGAAAAGCTTGGTGCTCGGCATCGGCTGCAACCGTGGGACTGCATTAGAGGAGCTGGAGGCGGGTGTGCTGGACACCTTGCAAGAGTTGCGTTTGTCTGTGAAAAGCGTACGGAATATTGCCACCATTGATCTGAAAAAGGACGAAGAGGGCTTACTTGCCCTTTGCGCCAAATACGGCTGGGAGCTGGTGACGTATACTCCGTCAGAGCTGAATACGGTGCAGCTTCCCAATCCATCGGAAACCGTCTTTAAATACACTGGCGCATATGGGGTCAGTGAACCATCAGCCTTGTTGTCTTCTGGTGCAGACCATTGGCTACTGGAGAAGAAAAAAAGCGGCAATATGACGTTGTCTGTAGCGCGGGTTTCCTATGACTGA
- the cobM gene encoding precorrin-4 C(11)-methyltransferase, with translation MTLEPKVYIVGAGPGDPELITVKGSRILRTADVVLYTDSLVNDELIATAKPEAQVLQSSGMDLERQVEIMSEAVQAGRSVARVHTGDPAVYGAILEQMVLLKQRGVAYEIVPGVSSVFASAAVLGAELTVPDLTQTVILTRAEGRTPVPDREKLRDLASHHCTVALFLSATLAKKVVVEFLAAGWSEDTPVAVVQRATWPDQKIVRTTLAQLPADLRAAGITMHAMILAGWALDPELVDKDAHRSKLYDKSFTHGYRKGVKSGE, from the coding sequence ATGACGTTGGAGCCCAAAGTATATATCGTAGGAGCAGGCCCCGGCGACCCGGAGTTGATTACGGTCAAAGGCTCCCGGATTCTACGCACAGCTGATGTGGTGTTGTACACGGATTCACTCGTGAACGACGAGCTGATTGCTACGGCCAAGCCCGAGGCACAGGTACTGCAAAGCTCAGGCATGGATTTGGAACGGCAGGTTGAGATTATGAGCGAGGCTGTGCAGGCTGGACGCAGTGTAGCCCGTGTACATACAGGCGATCCGGCAGTGTATGGAGCCATTTTGGAACAGATGGTGTTGCTGAAGCAGCGCGGAGTAGCCTACGAAATCGTACCGGGCGTCAGCTCGGTCTTTGCTTCTGCAGCCGTGCTGGGTGCAGAGCTAACGGTGCCTGACCTGACACAGACCGTCATTCTGACGCGTGCTGAAGGCCGTACACCTGTACCTGATCGGGAAAAGCTGCGTGATCTAGCTTCTCATCACTGTACCGTGGCTTTATTCCTCAGCGCGACACTGGCGAAGAAGGTGGTCGTTGAGTTTCTGGCGGCAGGCTGGAGCGAGGACACGCCTGTAGCGGTTGTGCAGCGCGCGACCTGGCCGGATCAAAAGATCGTGCGCACGACGCTTGCTCAATTACCCGCCGATTTGCGTGCAGCAGGCATAACGATGCATGCCATGATTTTGGCGGGCTGGGCGCTCGACCCAGAGCTGGTGGACAAGGATGCGCATCGTTCCAAGCTGTATGATAAGTCGTTCACCCATGGCTACCGGAAGGGAGTGAAGTCCGGTGAGTAA
- the cobI gene encoding precorrin-2 C(20)-methyltransferase produces the protein MNTAATGTLYGVGVGPGDPELITVKAYRMIQECAVVAYPKKRRGGKSYAHEIVELYVNPEEKEMLGLIFPMTKDPVVLEREWNKTVVACWEALSQGKDVAFVTEGDPNLYSTFIHLARLMKDLHPEVPIVSIPGISSVLGAAAALELPLADGDQQVGIIPATDDREAMKRAIENHDTVVFIKVAKVLDLILDVLDELKLGDCASVITKVTSPYEMVWRNARELRGQELEYLSLMVVSK, from the coding sequence ATGAATACGGCGGCAACAGGAACACTTTACGGCGTAGGCGTGGGGCCGGGTGATCCCGAGCTGATTACAGTCAAGGCGTATCGCATGATTCAGGAATGTGCAGTTGTGGCTTATCCGAAGAAACGCCGGGGGGGCAAATCGTATGCTCACGAGATCGTGGAGTTGTACGTCAACCCGGAGGAAAAGGAGATGCTTGGACTCATTTTTCCAATGACTAAGGACCCGGTTGTACTGGAGCGGGAGTGGAACAAAACGGTGGTTGCTTGCTGGGAGGCACTGAGTCAAGGCAAGGATGTAGCCTTTGTCACAGAGGGAGACCCTAATCTGTACAGTACCTTTATTCACTTGGCACGACTCATGAAGGACCTCCATCCAGAGGTGCCAATTGTATCTATTCCGGGCATTTCGTCTGTGTTGGGCGCAGCGGCAGCGCTGGAATTGCCTTTGGCAGACGGAGATCAGCAGGTCGGTATTATACCGGCTACGGATGATCGGGAAGCGATGAAGCGGGCGATTGAGAATCACGATACGGTCGTGTTTATTAAGGTTGCCAAGGTGTTGGATTTGATTTTGGATGTGCTGGATGAGCTCAAGCTTGGGGACTGTGCATCGGTCATTACCAAGGTCACTTCTCCTTATGAAATGGTATGGCGCAACGCCCGTGAACTGCGCGGACAGGAGCTTGAATATTTGAGTTTAATGGTGGTGAGCAAATGA